Proteins from one Mucilaginibacter jinjuensis genomic window:
- a CDS encoding Kelch repeat-containing protein gives MKALKHTLIALCCLISGMVAAQSTPQTKLEFKTLHDMPYRLVWPATVTDGQYIYAVNGYVPAGGGYSANALKYDPQTDKWVTFSRNVGYKTQAAAVYTGDGNTYIFGGREFSGHRIFQGVQKLDMRTGESTILNVSNPIAATYACATIWDNKVYLFGGTRDAKQTIASLYQFDPTILKFTKLADMPENLQTAGTIVNGVLYTFGGYDEFLHRASQSINAYDIKTNTWHKVGKFPQSVSANCVAASGNLIFVVGNYDDESFLGYFDVNTQKFTQLKSNMEPRRAAGVAIIDNKLYVFGGTSKFHNEVGGMNSVQIADISALVNAYSASR, from the coding sequence ATGAAAGCCTTAAAACACACCTTAATCGCACTGTGCTGCCTTATCTCTGGCATGGTTGCGGCACAATCAACCCCACAAACTAAACTCGAATTTAAAACCCTACACGATATGCCTTACCGTTTGGTATGGCCTGCAACAGTTACCGACGGACAGTATATTTATGCCGTTAACGGCTATGTACCTGCTGGTGGCGGCTATAGTGCAAACGCACTTAAATATGACCCGCAAACTGATAAATGGGTTACCTTTAGTCGTAACGTCGGTTACAAAACACAAGCTGCGGCGGTTTATACAGGTGATGGCAATACTTATATATTTGGCGGGCGGGAATTTTCTGGCCACCGCATATTTCAAGGGGTGCAGAAACTGGATATGCGTACTGGCGAAAGCACAATTTTAAATGTATCAAACCCCATTGCTGCCACCTACGCCTGCGCAACAATTTGGGATAATAAAGTATACCTTTTTGGAGGTACAAGAGATGCCAAACAGACCATTGCATCACTTTACCAATTTGACCCAACCATCTTAAAATTCACCAAACTGGCTGATATGCCAGAGAATTTACAAACCGCCGGAACAATAGTTAATGGCGTACTTTATACCTTTGGTGGTTATGATGAGTTTTTACACCGTGCATCGCAAAGCATAAATGCTTATGATATTAAAACCAATACCTGGCACAAGGTTGGTAAGTTTCCACAGAGTGTGTCGGCCAATTGTGTGGCAGCGAGCGGTAACCTCATATTTGTAGTGGGTAATTATGACGATGAAAGCTTTTTAGGTTATTTTGATGTAAATACCCAAAAATTTACCCAGTTAAAATCGAACATGGAACCACGACGTGCAGCAGGCGTGGCTATTATTGATAACAAACTTTACGTATTTGGCGGTACCTCTAAATTTCATAATGAAGTAGGTGGCATGAACAGCGTACAGATTGCAGATATCAGCGCTTTAGTAAATGCATACTCGGCAAGCCGGTAA
- the ahcY gene encoding adenosylhomocysteinase: protein MSSVETTYVKSKVKDPSLAAWGRKEIELAEAEMPGLMSLRAEYGPSKPLAGARIAGCLHMTIQTAVLIETLIELGAEVTWSSCNIFSTQDHAAAAIAAAGTSVYAWKGLTEDEFNWCIEQTLFFGEDRKPLNMILDDGGDLTNMVFDKYPELVAGVKGLSEETTTGVHRLYERMKNGTLPIPAININDSVTKSKFDNKYGCRESLVDAIRRATDVMMAGKVAVVCGYGDVGKGSADSLRNAGVRVIVTEIDPICALQAAMEGFEVKKLGTAIKEADIVVTATGNCNIVREEHFRALKDKAIVCNIGHFDNEIDMAWLNSAYGSSKIEIKPQVDKYTIDGSDVIVLAEGRLVNLGCATGHPSFVMSNSFTNQTLAQLELWLHTEQYENKVYTLPKHLDEKVARLHLAKIGVELEVLDQDQADYIGVPVEGPFKAEYYRY from the coding sequence ATGTCATCAGTAGAGACTACGTACGTAAAAAGCAAAGTAAAGGACCCATCATTAGCTGCATGGGGACGTAAAGAAATAGAACTGGCCGAAGCAGAAATGCCAGGCTTAATGTCGCTTCGTGCAGAGTATGGCCCGTCTAAGCCATTAGCAGGTGCGCGTATTGCAGGTTGTCTGCACATGACTATCCAGACTGCGGTTTTAATTGAAACCCTGATTGAACTGGGTGCCGAAGTTACCTGGTCGTCATGTAACATCTTCTCAACACAAGATCATGCTGCTGCTGCTATTGCTGCTGCGGGTACTTCTGTTTACGCCTGGAAGGGCTTAACTGAAGACGAGTTTAACTGGTGTATCGAGCAAACCTTGTTCTTTGGCGAAGACCGCAAACCATTAAACATGATTTTGGATGATGGCGGCGATTTAACCAACATGGTATTTGATAAATATCCGGAGCTGGTTGCCGGCGTTAAAGGTTTATCAGAAGAAACCACTACCGGTGTTCACCGTTTATATGAACGCATGAAAAATGGTACTTTACCAATTCCTGCAATCAACATTAACGATTCTGTTACCAAATCAAAATTCGATAACAAATATGGTTGCCGCGAATCGTTAGTAGATGCGATCCGTCGTGCTACTGATGTTATGATGGCTGGTAAGGTAGCTGTTGTTTGCGGTTACGGTGATGTAGGTAAAGGTTCTGCAGATTCATTGCGCAACGCAGGTGTACGTGTTATCGTTACCGAGATCGACCCTATCTGTGCTTTACAAGCTGCAATGGAAGGTTTTGAAGTTAAAAAACTGGGTACTGCCATTAAAGAAGCTGATATTGTTGTAACAGCTACAGGTAACTGTAACATCGTTCGCGAAGAACACTTCCGCGCATTGAAAGATAAAGCTATCGTTTGTAACATCGGTCACTTCGATAATGAAATCGATATGGCATGGTTAAACAGTGCTTACGGTTCAAGCAAAATTGAAATTAAACCACAGGTTGATAAATATACGATCGATGGCAGCGATGTTATCGTACTGGCAGAAGGCCGTTTGGTTAACTTAGGTTGTGCAACCGGTCACCCAAGCTTCGTAATGTCAAACTCGTTCACCAACCAAACATTGGCACAGTTAGAGCTTTGGTTACACACCGAGCAATACGAGAACAAAGTTTATACTTTACCTAAACACCTTGACGAAAAAGTTGCCCGTTTACACCTGGCTAAAATTGGTGTAGAGCTGGAAGTACTTGACCAGGATCAGGCTGACTATATCGGTGTACCGGTAGAAGGTCCGTTTAAGGCTGAGTATTACAGATATTAA
- a CDS encoding CPBP family intramembrane glutamic endopeptidase has product MDKSQGWKNVLKIIIPYLIIVSVFELIGVYASGQNFYQNLPQTTLQTCVVSFSSMSGTLLTIWLFCKYIDGRHLIDLGFYDGYISRDVVYGLLMGLIIMIGGSALLLSVRQLSYEGINFNAADLCYSVLLYTFVAFTEELLLRGYVLNNFLDSFNKYIALALSAVIFSLMHGANPHIGVLPFVNLFLAGILLGMSYIFTRKLWFPMALHFSWNFCQGVLCGFHVSGQDIYSLTIMKRAHDTIWNGGKFGFEGSVTCIIFQLVAIAIVYKIYSSKTGEQPVAADTILQEAA; this is encoded by the coding sequence ATGGATAAATCGCAAGGCTGGAAAAATGTACTCAAAATCATCATTCCTTATCTTATTATCGTTAGCGTTTTTGAGCTGATTGGTGTCTATGCTTCCGGGCAAAATTTTTATCAAAACCTTCCGCAAACTACTTTGCAAACCTGCGTGGTGTCGTTTTCTTCCATGTCAGGTACATTGCTTACGATATGGCTATTCTGTAAGTATATTGATGGCCGCCATTTGATAGACCTGGGTTTTTACGACGGGTATATAAGCCGGGATGTAGTTTACGGCTTGTTGATGGGCTTAATTATTATGATTGGCGGGTCAGCTTTGCTGTTATCAGTTCGACAGCTATCTTATGAAGGAATCAATTTCAACGCTGCGGATCTGTGCTACAGCGTGCTCCTTTATACATTTGTGGCTTTTACCGAAGAATTACTGTTACGTGGTTACGTGCTTAATAACTTTTTAGACTCATTTAATAAATATATAGCGCTAGCATTATCAGCAGTTATATTTAGTTTAATGCATGGTGCCAATCCACATATTGGGGTACTGCCTTTTGTTAATCTGTTTTTAGCAGGGATACTTTTAGGCATGTCATACATATTTACCCGCAAACTTTGGTTCCCGATGGCCCTGCATTTTAGCTGGAATTTTTGCCAGGGTGTGCTTTGCGGCTTTCATGTAAGCGGGCAAGATATTTATAGCTTAACCATTATGAAAAGAGCGCACGATACCATTTGGAACGGGGGCAAATTTGGTTTTGAGGGATCGGTAACCTGCATCATCTTTCAGCTCGTAGCAATTGCTATAGTGTATAAAATATACAGCAGCAAAACCGGGGAACAACCGGTTGCTGCTGATACTATTTTACAGGAAGCTGCTTAA
- a CDS encoding beta-N-acetylhexosaminidase translates to MKKLIALAFISSITAASFGQAAKKIAVIPEPVELTETAGTFTLPKTVIISGANQPGVEVVSTYLKKKLTTASAVTISEKASPAYTIKFVLNSKPESVIGKEGYHLTVSPKNILITANEPAGLFYGVQTLLQLFPKEIESPTVVKKTWTLPCARITDYPRFGWRGLMFDVARHFFTKDEVKQYIDQMVRYKFNLLHLHLTDDEGWRIQIKSLPKLTEIGAYRVNKTGYFGTFSAPTPDEPRNYGGFYTQDDIRELVKYAQDRFVNIMPEIDVPGHSLAAISAYPELSCTPGAENYHPRAGEVIMDWSTRPPKALVDNTLCPANEKVYDFLDKVLTEVAPLFPFPYIHMGGDECPKNYWEQSDAIKALMAKEGLKTQEEVQAYFEKRLEKIVESKGKKFMGWDEILEGGLAPDAAVMSWRSMKGGIEAAKMHHDVVMSPVDFAYIDYMQGDVAIEPKIYATLRLSKTYEFEPVPDSIEDKYIKGGQANLWTEQVYNMRHAEYMTWPRGFAIAEDLWTPKSRKNWDNFVGRVETQFDRYKVADIKYAPSMYDPIFTASQTPDQKVQVFMSTEIKGLDIYYTFDNSFPDNHYPKYTAPVVIPKDAFQLKVITYRGNEPIGRMITIPVTDLNKRAGKK, encoded by the coding sequence ATGAAAAAACTGATAGCCCTTGCTTTTATTAGCAGCATTACGGCCGCATCATTTGGTCAGGCTGCTAAAAAAATAGCTGTTATTCCAGAACCTGTAGAACTTACCGAAACAGCGGGCACTTTTACTTTGCCAAAAACTGTTATTATTTCCGGCGCTAATCAACCGGGAGTAGAGGTGGTTTCAACCTATCTTAAAAAGAAGCTCACCACTGCTTCGGCTGTAACTATTTCAGAGAAAGCTTCACCTGCATATACCATTAAGTTTGTGCTGAACAGCAAACCTGAAAGCGTTATCGGTAAAGAAGGTTATCACTTAACCGTATCGCCTAAAAATATCCTGATTACAGCTAATGAGCCTGCCGGTCTATTTTATGGTGTACAAACCCTGTTGCAATTATTCCCTAAAGAAATAGAAAGCCCAACTGTTGTTAAAAAAACGTGGACCTTACCCTGCGCCAGAATAACCGATTATCCGCGTTTCGGATGGAGGGGACTGATGTTCGATGTAGCGCGTCACTTCTTCACTAAGGATGAGGTTAAACAGTACATAGACCAGATGGTGCGCTATAAATTTAACCTGCTGCACCTGCACTTAACTGATGATGAAGGCTGGCGCATCCAGATTAAAAGCTTACCTAAGCTGACTGAGATTGGTGCTTACCGCGTAAACAAAACAGGTTACTTCGGTACTTTTTCGGCCCCAACGCCTGATGAACCACGTAACTACGGTGGTTTTTACACCCAGGATGATATCCGCGAACTGGTTAAATACGCACAGGACCGTTTTGTAAATATTATGCCCGAGATTGATGTACCGGGTCATAGCTTAGCAGCTATATCTGCATACCCGGAACTATCATGCACACCGGGCGCCGAGAACTATCACCCACGTGCCGGCGAGGTTATTATGGATTGGAGCACCAGACCGCCAAAGGCTTTGGTTGATAACACCCTTTGCCCAGCTAATGAAAAAGTTTATGATTTCTTAGATAAGGTACTAACCGAGGTTGCGCCCTTATTTCCTTTCCCATACATCCACATGGGTGGCGATGAGTGCCCTAAAAACTACTGGGAGCAAAGCGATGCCATTAAAGCTTTGATGGCAAAAGAGGGACTGAAAACCCAGGAAGAGGTACAGGCTTATTTTGAGAAACGCCTGGAAAAAATTGTGGAATCAAAAGGCAAGAAATTTATGGGTTGGGATGAGATCTTAGAAGGCGGCCTTGCACCAGATGCCGCCGTAATGAGCTGGCGTAGCATGAAAGGCGGTATCGAAGCCGCTAAAATGCACCATGATGTGGTAATGAGCCCGGTAGACTTTGCTTACATCGATTACATGCAGGGCGACGTGGCCATTGAACCAAAGATTTATGCAACCCTGCGCCTCTCAAAAACTTACGAATTTGAACCCGTGCCCGATAGCATTGAGGATAAATATATTAAAGGCGGTCAGGCCAATTTATGGACCGAGCAAGTATACAACATGCGCCATGCCGAATACATGACCTGGCCTCGTGGTTTCGCTATTGCCGAAGATCTGTGGACTCCGAAGTCAAGAAAGAACTGGGATAATTTTGTTGGCCGAGTAGAAACGCAATTCGATCGTTACAAGGTGGCTGATATTAAATATGCCCCAAGTATGTACGACCCGATATTTACTGCCAGCCAAACACCCGACCAAAAAGTGCAGGTGTTTATGAGCACCGAAATTAAAGGCCTGGACATTTACTATACGTTCGATAACTCATTCCCGGATAACCATTACCCGAAATATACCGCGCCGGTTGTAATACCTAAAGATGCTTTTCAACTGAAGGTAATTACCTACCGTGGCAATGAGCCGATCGGCCGGATGATTACCATACCGGTTACCGATTTAAATAAAAGGGCCGGGAAGAAATAA
- a CDS encoding glycoside hydrolase family 3 C-terminal domain-containing protein — protein sequence MKPFKILCLALLVPSILSAQKNPATKLPQLGKAPLKSVVAAMTLEEKVKLIVGMGFNIEGIPPGMLPPVDPADNVAEKVVGAAGRSHAVSRLGIPTLTLSDGPAGVRINPIRHKDSTKTYYATAFPVGTLLASSWDTALVKRVGVAFGREVLEYGIDILLAPGMNIQRNPLGGRNFEYYSEEPIIAGNMAASFVKGIQSNGVGTSIKHFAANNAEFNRMNLNTYVSERALREIYLRGFEIAVKTAQPWTVMSSYNYINSTYTSESKDLLTTILRNEWGFKGYVMTDWFGGKNAVAQVNAGNDQLMPGTTIQTKEVLEGVKSGKISMEQLDKNVTHILNIILKSPTFKGYKYSDKPDLKADARVSRMAATEGMVLLKNNDNTLPLTGTKSIALFGNTSYDLIAGGTGSGDVNKAYVISVDKGFANAGYKVDATLSSTYKAYITDQKAKRPKPKMMFLAPEPIGEMPLSADLLKAQANKSDIGVITIGRLAGEGGDRKEADDFNLTAVEQTMINDVTKAFHDNGKKVVVILNIGGPVETASWRDKVDGILLAWDPGLEGGNAIADVLSGKVNPSGKLTATFPMAYADVPNAKDFPGKELPGQKSTNPLMGNPAEVTYDDGIYVGYRYFNTFDVKPAYEFGYGLSYTKFDYSKLKLSSDNFKGKITASVLITNQGKVAGKEVVQLYLSAPHKNLNKPESELKGFVKTRLLKPGEAQLVSFVLDARSLASFNTATETWVAEKGDYKVKIGASSLDIKKSEKFSLANDLNVLKVHKALAPASEIKELTK from the coding sequence ATGAAACCATTTAAGATACTGTGCCTGGCGCTGTTAGTGCCATCGATACTCAGTGCGCAAAAGAACCCGGCGACCAAGCTACCTCAATTGGGTAAAGCACCACTTAAAAGTGTAGTTGCTGCCATGACGCTTGAAGAAAAAGTAAAACTGATTGTGGGTATGGGCTTCAACATTGAAGGTATCCCTCCCGGCATGCTGCCCCCAGTGGACCCCGCTGATAATGTTGCTGAGAAAGTGGTGGGCGCAGCTGGCCGTTCACATGCTGTTTCGCGTTTGGGTATCCCAACACTAACGTTGTCTGATGGCCCTGCCGGGGTACGTATTAACCCGATCAGGCATAAAGACAGTACTAAAACTTATTACGCAACTGCTTTCCCGGTAGGTACACTTTTGGCATCATCATGGGATACTGCTTTGGTAAAACGCGTGGGCGTTGCTTTCGGGCGCGAGGTACTGGAATATGGTATCGATATATTACTGGCTCCGGGTATGAACATTCAGCGTAACCCGCTGGGTGGCCGTAACTTCGAGTATTATTCAGAAGAGCCAATCATTGCCGGTAACATGGCGGCCAGCTTTGTAAAAGGGATCCAAAGCAATGGCGTGGGTACTTCCATCAAACACTTTGCGGCTAACAACGCCGAGTTTAACCGCATGAACTTAAACACGTATGTAAGCGAACGTGCCCTGCGCGAAATTTACCTGAGGGGTTTCGAGATCGCGGTTAAAACAGCACAACCGTGGACGGTAATGTCGTCATACAATTATATTAACAGCACTTATACTTCAGAAAGTAAAGACCTGTTAACTACCATCCTGCGTAACGAATGGGGCTTTAAAGGCTATGTAATGACCGACTGGTTCGGCGGTAAAAATGCCGTAGCACAGGTAAATGCCGGTAACGACCAATTGATGCCGGGTACAACCATCCAAACCAAAGAGGTTTTAGAAGGCGTAAAAAGCGGTAAAATTTCGATGGAGCAGTTGGATAAAAACGTAACGCATATCCTGAACATCATCCTGAAATCACCAACCTTTAAAGGTTACAAATACAGCGACAAACCAGATTTAAAAGCTGATGCGCGCGTGAGCCGCATGGCTGCTACAGAAGGTATGGTATTGTTGAAAAACAACGACAACACTTTGCCTTTAACCGGTACTAAAAGTATTGCCTTATTCGGTAATACATCTTACGACCTGATTGCCGGAGGTACAGGTAGCGGCGATGTGAATAAAGCCTATGTAATTTCTGTAGATAAAGGCTTTGCCAATGCCGGTTATAAGGTTGATGCAACTTTATCAAGCACTTATAAAGCCTATATCACCGACCAGAAAGCAAAACGCCCAAAACCTAAAATGATGTTTTTAGCGCCTGAACCAATTGGCGAGATGCCGCTTAGCGCTGATTTGTTAAAAGCACAAGCCAACAAATCTGACATTGGTGTAATTACTATTGGACGTTTGGCAGGTGAGGGTGGCGACCGTAAAGAGGCTGACGATTTTAACCTGACTGCGGTTGAGCAAACTATGATCAACGATGTAACCAAAGCTTTTCATGACAATGGCAAAAAAGTGGTGGTTATATTAAATATTGGCGGCCCTGTTGAAACTGCCAGTTGGAGAGATAAGGTTGATGGTATCTTGTTAGCCTGGGACCCGGGATTGGAGGGCGGTAACGCCATTGCAGATGTGTTGAGCGGAAAAGTAAACCCATCTGGTAAATTAACGGCTACTTTCCCTATGGCTTATGCCGATGTACCTAACGCTAAAGATTTCCCTGGTAAAGAATTACCTGGCCAAAAATCAACAAACCCATTGATGGGCAACCCTGCCGAGGTTACTTATGATGATGGTATTTATGTAGGCTATCGTTACTTCAACACTTTTGATGTGAAACCAGCTTACGAGTTTGGCTACGGCTTATCGTACACCAAATTTGATTACAGTAAATTAAAACTAAGCAGCGATAACTTTAAAGGCAAAATAACAGCTTCAGTATTAATTACCAATCAAGGCAAAGTGGCCGGTAAAGAAGTTGTTCAGTTATACCTGAGCGCACCACACAAAAACCTGAACAAACCAGAAAGCGAGCTGAAAGGCTTTGTTAAAACCCGTTTATTAAAACCGGGAGAAGCACAACTGGTGAGCTTTGTACTGGATGCACGCTCATTGGCTTCGTTCAATACTGCAACCGAAACATGGGTAGCCGAAAAAGGCGACTATAAAGTAAAAATAGGCGCATCATCACTGGATATTAAAAAGTCTGAGAAGTTCAGCCTGGCCAATGATCTCAATGTATTGAAAGTACATAAGGCTTTAGCCCCGGCTTCAGAAATTAAAGAACTCACCAAATAA
- a CDS encoding YbjQ family protein: protein MDHSLITTSTSLEGYKITKHLGIVRGITVRSRSALGNIAGGFQSLFGGRLSIYVELCENTREEAYQLLIQHAQAIGANGIINMRYDANEIMQGITEVLAYGTAVVVEKI, encoded by the coding sequence ATGGATCATTCATTAATAACAACCAGCACCAGTTTAGAAGGTTATAAAATCACCAAACATTTAGGCATTGTTCGCGGCATAACCGTGCGTAGCCGTAGTGCACTGGGTAATATTGCGGGTGGCTTTCAGTCGTTATTTGGTGGCCGGTTATCTATTTACGTTGAGCTTTGCGAAAACACCCGCGAAGAAGCTTACCAGCTATTAATACAACATGCCCAGGCTATCGGCGCTAATGGCATTATCAATATGCGCTACGATGCCAATGAAATTATGCAGGGCATTACCGAAGTATTGGCCTATGGCACGGCTGTAGTGGTAGAAAAAATATAA
- a CDS encoding FecR family protein — MKVTDNDMPDELLAKYLKGKATPDEKLIAEEWINTNDANRQYYEQLKITIEPDNHEEAWIRLQNLISKNHGGHINKPENKFKARWVQLVVTIILIGSISYFIRTRLYSNVTLNLSSGADVVHDDLPDGTLITLNTNSQLSYPARFTGNKRSVTLSGEGYFEIKPDKSRPFIINIKNMFVSAGSASVDIKSSDKQTEIAVVSGAVKVISHGKEVLINKGEQAIVNAGNSILTKESYTGKKTPAWAIIQ; from the coding sequence ATGAAGGTGACCGATAATGATATGCCCGATGAATTGCTGGCGAAGTATCTAAAAGGTAAAGCCACGCCCGATGAGAAACTTATCGCTGAAGAATGGATCAATACCAATGATGCCAACAGGCAATATTATGAGCAATTAAAAATTACGATAGAACCTGATAACCACGAGGAGGCCTGGATACGATTGCAAAACCTGATTAGTAAAAATCATGGCGGGCACATTAATAAACCAGAAAATAAGTTTAAAGCGCGTTGGGTACAATTGGTAGTAACCATAATCCTGATCGGATCAATCAGTTATTTTATCCGAACGCGGTTGTACAGCAACGTTACCCTTAATCTCTCGAGCGGCGCAGATGTTGTACATGATGATTTGCCCGATGGTACCCTAATTACACTCAATACCAATTCGCAGCTTTCTTACCCGGCTCGTTTCACCGGTAATAAAAGATCGGTAACACTCAGCGGTGAAGGCTACTTCGAAATTAAACCAGATAAATCAAGACCTTTTATTATCAATATAAAAAACATGTTCGTTAGTGCAGGTTCGGCTTCAGTAGATATTAAAAGCAGTGATAAACAAACCGAAATAGCTGTTGTAAGTGGTGCGGTAAAAGTAATTAGCCACGGTAAAGAAGTGCTGATTAATAAAGGCGAGCAGGCAATTGTAAATGCCGGCAATTCAATACTTACCAAAGAAAGTTATACCGGTAAAAAAACGCCCGCCTGGGCTATTATTCAATAG